Below is a genomic region from Catenuloplanes atrovinosus.
GCTCGCGGTCGCGCGGCTGCTCTCCGGTGAGCCGCGGCTGCGGCGCGCGCTGTCCGACTCGTCCACCACGGTCGAGCAGCGCACGGAGCTGGCCGGCGCGCTGCTGACCGGCAAGGTGGCCGCGTCGACGCTGCGCGTGGTGACCGCGCTGGTCGGCGCGCGCTGGCACTCGCCGAGCGAGTTCCTCACCGCGGTCGAGCAGACCGGGGTGAACGCGCTGCTGAGCAGCGCGTCCGCGGCCGGCGAGCTGACCGAGGTGGAGGACGAGCTGTTCCGGTTCGGCAAGGTCGTGGCCGGCGACCAGGCGCTCGGCGGCGCGCTCGGCGACACCTCCGTCCCGGCCGCGCGCCGGACGGAGCTGGTCCGGGAGCTGCTGGCCGGCAAGGCGAAGCCGGTGACGGTCCGCCTCGTCGAGGTGGCGCTGTCCGGGTTCGGTGGGCGCGGGTTCGCGGCGTCGCTGGACCGCCTGATCGAGTTGGCCGCGGACCGGCAGGACCGCGATCTCGCGTACGTGACCGTCGCGCGCCCGCTCGCCGAGGCCGACGAGGCGGCGTTGGCCGCCAAGTTGTCCGAGCTGTACGGTCGGGATGTGTCCCTCAAGGTCACGGTCGACCCGGCGATCATCGGCGGCATCAGTGTCAGGGTCGGTTCCGACCTGTACGACGGCACGATTCTGCGGCGGCTCACCGAAGCCCGCAAGGCATTCGCCAAGTAGGTCCGTTCCCTCGGAGCCCTCCCACCTGAGCGCGCACGCGCGCCGGCGGGGGAACGGCACCGAGACGACAGTAGAGAAGGCTGAGGATGGCCGAGCTGACCATCTCCTCGGATGAGATCCGGGGTGCGCTCGAGCGCTATGTTTCGTCCTACACGCCCGAGGTCTCCCGCGAGGAGGTCGGCATCGTCAGCGATGCGGGCGACGGAATCGCACACGTCGAGGGCCTGCCCTCGACCATGGCCAACGAGCTCCTGGAGTTCGAGGACGGCACCCTGGGTGTCTCCCTGAACCTGGAGGCCCGCGAGATCGGTGTCGTCGTCCTGGGCGGCTTCACCGGCATCGAGGAGGGTCAGCCGGTCAAGCGCACCGGCCGCGTCCTCTCCGTGCCGGTCGGTGACGCGTTCCTGGGCCGCGTCGTCAACGCGCTCGGCGAGCCGATCGACGACAAGGGCGACATCGAGGCGGAGGGCTTCCGCGAGCTGGAGCTCCAGGCGCCGAACGTGATGTCGCGCCAGCCCGTCAAGGAGCCGCTGCAGACCGGCATCAAGGCGATCGACGCGATGACCGCGATCGGCCGGGGCCAGCGGCAGCTGATCATCGGCGACCGCAAGACCGGCAAGACCACGGTCGCGCTGG
It encodes:
- a CDS encoding F0F1 ATP synthase subunit delta, coding for MMSIGNRESYAAATDELTAYASTASAADVAALGDELLAVARLLSGEPRLRRALSDSSTTVEQRTELAGALLTGKVAASTLRVVTALVGARWHSPSEFLTAVEQTGVNALLSSASAAGELTEVEDELFRFGKVVAGDQALGGALGDTSVPAARRTELVRELLAGKAKPVTVRLVEVALSGFGGRGFAASLDRLIELAADRQDRDLAYVTVARPLAEADEAALAAKLSELYGRDVSLKVTVDPAIIGGISVRVGSDLYDGTILRRLTEARKAFAK